AGCGCCCGTAGGCCTTCGGCGTAGGCCTTTTGGGTCATCAGGCTGCGGCGCACATCGGGGTGGTGCATGATGGTGACCCGCGGCGCCGTCTTATCCGTCATCTGGGTCAGATCCGCACCTTGTATCCGCTCCTTGGCATACGCCAGCGCATTGAGATAGCCGGTGGACAACGTGCCAGCGGATTTGATGCCGATTGTCATCCGAGCGTGTTCGATAATGGTGAACATCTGGGCGATCCCGTTGTGGGTGCCGCCGACCAGGTAGCCAACGGCGGGCACGTCGGTGCCGCCAAACGTCAATTCGCACGTCGGGGAGGACTTCAGACCCATCTTGTGTTCCAGCCCGGTGGCGTAAACGCCGTTGCGGGGCCCGAGCTCCAAGGTGTCGGGGTCGAAAAGGTAGTTGGGGACATAGAACAGGCTCAACCCCTTGGTGCCTGGTCCCGCTCCTTCCGGCCGGGCCAGCACGAGATGGAAGATGTTCTCGGCGGTATCGCCGACGTCGCCACCGGAGATGAACCGCTTGACGCCCTCGATGTGCCAGGTGCCGTCCGGTTGTTGGATGGCCTTGGCGCGGCCCGCGCCGACATCGGAGCCGGCGTCGGGTTCGGTGAGCACCATGGTGGCCTGCCAGCCGCGCTCCACACCCATTGCCGCCCATCGCCGCTGTTGTTCGTCGCCCTCGATGTAGAGCGAATTGGCCATCACCGAGCCCAGGTTGAAGAAGCACGCGGAGGGATTGGCGCACAAGATCATTTCATTGACCGCCCAGGTGAGCGGCGGCGGCGCGGCCATGCCGCCGATCTCCTCGGGCATACCCAGCCGCCACCACTCGGCCTCTTTGATCGCTTGCACCGTCTTTACCAACTCGTCGGACACGCTGATGCTGTGGGTGGCCGGATCGAACACCGGTGGGTTGCGGTCGGCGTGGGCGAAGGATTCGGCGACTGGACCTTCGGCCAGGCGCGCCACTTCGGCCAGAATCGTGCGGACCGTGTCGGCGTCGAGCTCGCTATAGCGTCCGGTACCTAGGACGGCGCCGACGTCAAGGACCTCGAACAGGTTGAACTCGAGATCGCGGACGTTGGCGATGTAGTGCCCCAATGCGGTTCCCTTCACGTCGGCCAATCAGCCCGCGATCGGGCCTCGATCCGGAACAGTCTCTCCGAGTACGGAAAACGTACGCAACCGTAACCAGTGGTATTGCGGGCTGACCTGCTACTACTAGCCGGGCGCGCCGTCTTGGCCGAACAGCAGTCCGCGCTTGCCGCCGAGGCCGTCGGTGGCACCCAATCCGCCGCCGGTCCCGCCGTTGCCGCCGTTGCCGATCAGCAGCGCGTTGCCGCCGTTGCCGCCGTTGCCGTCTACCAAGCCACCATCACCACCGGCCCCGCCATTGCCGATCAACCCGGCCTGGCCGCCGACGCCGCCATTGGCGTTCGACCCGCCGGTGCCACCGGTGCCGCCGTTGCCCAGGAAGAATCCGGCGTTGCCACCACCCCCGGCGTTCCCGTCGGAACTGGCGCCTCCGCCTGCGCCACCGTCGCCCAGCAAAATGGCCTGGCCACCGTTACCGCCGCTGAAGACACCGTTGCCGCCGGCGCCGCCGTTGCCGTACAGAAAGCCACCATTGCCACCG
The nucleotide sequence above comes from Mycobacterium decipiens. Encoded proteins:
- a CDS encoding acyl-CoA dehydrogenase — its product is MGHYIANVRDLEFNLFEVLDVGAVLGTGRYSELDADTVRTILAEVARLAEGPVAESFAHADRNPPVFDPATHSISVSDELVKTVQAIKEAEWWRLGMPEEIGGMAAPPPLTWAVNEMILCANPSACFFNLGSVMANSLYIEGDEQQRRWAAMGVERGWQATMVLTEPDAGSDVGAGRAKAIQQPDGTWHIEGVKRFISGGDVGDTAENIFHLVLARPEGAGPGTKGLSLFYVPNYLFDPDTLELGPRNGVYATGLEHKMGLKSSPTCELTFGGTDVPAVGYLVGGTHNGIAQMFTIIEHARMTIGIKSAGTLSTGYLNALAYAKERIQGADLTQMTDKTAPRVTIMHHPDVRRSLMTQKAYAEGLRALYLYAAAHQDDDVAQRVSGADHDMAHRVDDLLLPIVKGVGSERAYEILTESLQTLGGSGFLVDYPIEQYIRDAKIDSLYEGTTAIQALDFFFRKIVRDHGQALRHVTGQISDTIDNIDEALKPYAQLLQTALDDVTTMTGTLSGYLMSAAQHPNDIYKVGLGSVRYLLAVGDLLIGWRLLVQAGVARAALADGPSKNDEPFYRGKIAVAAFFAKNMLPKLTGVRSVIESIDHEVMRLSEDAF